The Lentzea guizhouensis genome contains a region encoding:
- a CDS encoding L-threonylcarbamoyladenylate synthase, giving the protein MSTVYDCSEPSNRAAGLAAAAGAVRSGRLVVLPTDTVYGIGCDAFDAEAVRSLLRAKGRGPDMPVPVLVGSWTTIDGLVLSVPRQARALIEAFWPGGLSIVLPHAPSLAWDLGQTRGTVMLRMPLHPVALELLRDVGPMAVSSANKTGHAPAASAQEALEQLGDEVPVYLDGGLSGENIASTIVDLTGADALILREGAVSRADVNEVLGIEVEVAG; this is encoded by the coding sequence GTGAGCACGGTCTACGACTGCAGCGAGCCCAGCAACCGCGCGGCGGGACTTGCCGCTGCTGCCGGTGCGGTGCGGAGCGGGCGCCTCGTCGTCCTGCCCACCGACACCGTTTACGGGATCGGGTGTGACGCGTTCGACGCGGAAGCGGTTCGGAGTTTGCTCCGGGCCAAGGGGCGCGGGCCGGACATGCCGGTGCCGGTGTTGGTCGGGTCCTGGACCACGATCGACGGGCTGGTGCTGAGCGTGCCTCGGCAGGCGCGGGCGCTCATCGAGGCGTTTTGGCCCGGTGGGTTGAGCATTGTGTTGCCGCACGCGCCGAGTTTGGCGTGGGATCTGGGGCAGACGCGCGGGACGGTGATGTTGCGGATGCCGTTGCACCCCGTGGCCTTGGAGCTGTTGAGGGACGTCGGGCCGATGGCCGTGTCCAGTGCCAACAAGACGGGGCACGCGCCGGCTGCCAGTGCGCAGGAGGCGTTGGAGCAGCTCGGGGACGAGGTGCCGGTGTACCTGGACGGCGGGTTGAGCGGAGAGAACATCGCCTCCACGATCGTCGACCTGACCGGGGCGGACGCGCTCATCCTGCGGGAAGGGGCGGTCAGCAGGGCGGACGTCAACGAGGTGCTCGGCATCGAGGTCGAAGTCGCCGGGTAG
- a CDS encoding glycosyltransferase family 4 protein, with protein MGPASSFVLPVREYLLVALTAAVVTFLLVGLVRALAFRVGAVAYPRKRDVHVQPMPRMGGVAIYGGVLGGMFLAHQLPVLRAAFDFSNDPWGVIVAGGVIVLVGAIDDRFELDSLTKLAGQVTAAGILVLFGLQWMLAWVPGLGATVSLDQNQGALLTVLLAVTMINAMNFVDGLDGLAAGIGLIAAAATCAFSIGILVEREGAVEAYPPALIAAVLAGACLGFLPHNFNPARIFMGDSGSMLIGLMLAAATTSASGKINPSTRSAADLLGLLSPLIVVAAVLFVPVLDLLMAIIRRTRRGESPFSPDKMHLHHRLLEIGHSQRRAVLLIYLWAGVLAFGAVALTLFDPVIVATCFVIGLVVTAVVSVIPRLRETRKS; from the coding sequence GTGGGGCCCGCATCCTCGTTCGTTCTGCCGGTGCGCGAGTACCTGCTCGTCGCGTTGACGGCTGCCGTCGTGACGTTCTTGCTCGTCGGCCTGGTGCGCGCGCTTGCGTTCCGGGTCGGTGCGGTGGCTTATCCGCGCAAGCGCGACGTGCACGTGCAGCCGATGCCGCGCATGGGTGGCGTTGCCATATATGGCGGCGTGCTCGGTGGCATGTTCCTGGCGCACCAGCTGCCGGTGCTGCGGGCGGCGTTCGACTTCTCCAACGACCCGTGGGGTGTCATCGTCGCGGGCGGCGTCATCGTGCTCGTGGGTGCGATCGACGACCGGTTCGAGCTCGACTCGCTGACGAAGCTCGCCGGTCAGGTCACGGCGGCGGGGATCCTCGTGCTGTTCGGCCTGCAGTGGATGCTCGCGTGGGTGCCGGGGCTGGGTGCCACGGTGTCGCTGGACCAGAACCAGGGCGCGCTGCTCACGGTGCTGCTCGCGGTCACGATGATCAACGCGATGAACTTCGTCGACGGCCTCGACGGGCTCGCCGCGGGCATCGGACTCATCGCAGCCGCCGCCACGTGCGCGTTCTCGATCGGCATCCTCGTCGAACGCGAAGGTGCGGTGGAGGCCTACCCGCCGGCGCTGATCGCGGCCGTGCTGGCCGGTGCGTGCCTCGGGTTCCTGCCGCACAACTTCAACCCCGCGCGCATCTTCATGGGCGACTCGGGGTCCATGCTCATCGGTCTCATGCTCGCCGCCGCCACGACCAGCGCGTCGGGCAAGATCAACCCGTCCACGCGCAGCGCCGCCGACCTGCTCGGTCTGCTCTCGCCGCTGATCGTCGTGGCGGCCGTGCTGTTCGTGCCGGTGCTCGACCTGCTGATGGCCATCATCCGGCGCACACGACGCGGCGAAAGCCCGTTCTCGCCCGACAAGATGCACCTGCACCACCGGTTGCTGGAGATCGGGCACTCACAACGGCGCGCGGTGCTGCTCATCTATTTGTGGGCGGGCGTGCTTGCGTTTGGGGCCGTAGCGTTGACGCTGTTCGATCCCGTCATCGTGGCGACCTGCTTCGTCATCGGCTTGGTCGTGACCGCCGTCGTCTCCGTCATTCCGCGTTTGCGCGAGACCCGCAAGTCCTGA
- the atpB gene encoding F0F1 ATP synthase subunit A has product MIIAAFFLAASRNLKLIPGKFQFAAESVYDFGRNNIAREQIGAKDFKPFIPLILTIFTFILVNNLFGLVPIIQFPTMSHIGFPLAVSLLVVYPVYHFVGFKRHGFVGYLKHQTIPPGAPWFVLPLLIPIEFFQKFILNPLTLAIRVFAAMFAGHLLLLVFTLAGEFLLLNGGITVIVAPVSFAFAIALTFLEALIMCLQAYIFALLSASYIGMALAEEH; this is encoded by the coding sequence GTGATCATCGCGGCGTTCTTCCTCGCCGCGAGTCGCAACCTGAAGCTCATCCCGGGCAAGTTCCAGTTCGCCGCCGAGTCGGTTTACGACTTCGGGCGCAACAACATCGCCAGGGAGCAGATCGGCGCGAAGGACTTCAAGCCCTTCATCCCGCTGATCCTCACGATCTTCACCTTCATCCTGGTGAACAACCTGTTCGGGCTCGTCCCGATCATCCAGTTCCCGACGATGTCGCACATCGGCTTCCCGCTCGCCGTTTCGTTGCTCGTTGTTTACCCGGTGTACCACTTCGTCGGGTTCAAGCGGCACGGTTTTGTGGGCTACTTGAAGCATCAGACGATTCCGCCGGGCGCACCGTGGTTCGTGCTCCCGCTGCTGATTCCGATCGAGTTCTTCCAGAAGTTCATCCTGAACCCGCTCACGCTGGCGATCCGAGTTTTCGCGGCCATGTTCGCGGGTCACCTCCTGCTGCTGGTGTTCACCCTGGCCGGTGAGTTCCTGCTGCTCAATGGCGGTATCACCGTCATCGTGGCGCCGGTGTCCTTCGCCTTCGCCATCGCGCTGACCTTCCTGGAGGCACTGATCATGTGCCTGCAGGCCTACATCTTCGCGCTGCTGTCTGCCAGCTACATCGGCATGGCGCTGGCAGAAGAGCACTGA
- a CDS encoding ATP F0F1 synthase subunit C, translated as MSALQIAQDAAANINPGLAAIGYGLAAIGPGIGVGLIFSSVISGTARQPEARGVLLSLAWTTFAIVEVLALIGFVVYFIATAGA; from the coding sequence GTGAGCGCTCTCCAGATCGCCCAGGACGCCGCCGCCAACATCAACCCGGGTCTTGCGGCCATCGGTTACGGCCTCGCCGCGATCGGCCCCGGCATCGGTGTGGGTCTGATCTTCTCCTCGGTCATCAGCGGCACCGCCCGCCAGCCCGAGGCCCGCGGCGTGCTGCTCAGCCTCGCGTGGACCACCTTCGCCATCGTCGAGGTCCTCGCGCTGATCGGCTTCGTCGTGTACTTCATCGCGACCGCCGGCGCCTGA
- a CDS encoding F0F1 ATP synthase subunit B: MILAAEDPNKVNPVLPHTSEIILGLVAFLLLFFVIKKFVSPRFEALYAERTAKIEGGIEKAEQAQAEAQKTLEQYKEQLAEARAEAARIRDDARAEGLQIIEELREQAQTESARIVAQGQHQLDAQRAQIVAELRADLGRTAVELASKVVGESLEDDARRRGTVDRFLNELDAVAAPASK, from the coding sequence CTGATCCTGGCTGCGGAGGATCCGAACAAGGTCAACCCTGTCCTCCCGCACACCTCGGAGATCATCCTCGGTCTCGTCGCGTTCCTGCTCCTCTTCTTCGTCATCAAGAAGTTCGTGTCGCCGCGCTTCGAAGCGCTGTACGCGGAGCGGACGGCCAAGATCGAGGGTGGCATCGAGAAGGCCGAGCAGGCACAGGCCGAGGCTCAGAAGACTCTCGAGCAGTACAAGGAGCAGCTGGCCGAGGCTCGTGCCGAGGCCGCGCGCATCCGCGACGACGCGCGGGCCGAGGGCCTGCAGATCATCGAGGAGCTGCGGGAGCAGGCTCAGACCGAGTCCGCTCGCATCGTGGCGCAGGGCCAGCACCAGCTGGACGCGCAGCGCGCCCAGATCGTCGCCGAGCTGCGTGCCGACCTCGGCCGCACCGCCGTCGAGCTGGCGAGCAAGGTCGTGGGTGAGTCCCTCGAGGACGACGCCCGCCGCCGCGGCACCGTCGACCGCTTCCTCAACGAGCTGGACGCCGTCGCGGCGCCGGCGAGCAAGTAG
- a CDS encoding F0F1 ATP synthase subunit delta has product MTLHAASREALAAAELRLLELADATTTTDELAKLGEELFAVLGLLIEQRTLRGALADASSEAAGREQLLRGLFAGKVSDATLQVLVAVVTARWSSPRELVDGVESLARTTLLVRAERDGELDSTEDELFRLGRIVANSNELELLLADPAGSVDGKVALVGSLIEGKVSSVTATLVSQLVRNPRGLRVADGLAELADLAAKRRQRSVAHVRSAVELTAEQVDRLTATLTTIYSRPIALHVEVDPALAGGLSIKIGDEIIDGSIAGRLAALRRNLAG; this is encoded by the coding sequence ATGACGTTGCATGCCGCAAGTCGTGAAGCTCTGGCAGCCGCGGAACTGCGGCTGCTGGAGCTCGCCGACGCGACCACGACGACGGACGAGCTCGCCAAGCTGGGCGAGGAGCTGTTCGCCGTGCTCGGCCTGCTGATCGAGCAGCGGACGCTGCGCGGCGCGCTCGCCGACGCCTCGTCCGAGGCCGCCGGTCGTGAGCAGCTGCTCCGCGGCCTGTTCGCGGGCAAGGTGAGCGACGCGACCCTGCAGGTCCTGGTCGCCGTCGTGACCGCGCGCTGGTCCAGCCCGCGCGAGCTCGTGGACGGTGTCGAGTCGCTCGCCCGCACCACGCTGCTGGTGCGCGCCGAGCGCGACGGTGAGCTGGACTCGACCGAGGACGAGCTGTTCCGGCTCGGCCGGATCGTGGCGAACTCCAACGAGCTCGAGCTGCTGCTGGCGGACCCGGCCGGGTCGGTCGACGGCAAGGTCGCGCTGGTCGGCTCGCTGATCGAGGGCAAGGTCAGCTCGGTCACCGCGACGCTGGTGAGCCAGCTGGTCCGCAACCCGCGCGGTCTGCGCGTGGCGGACGGCCTGGCGGAGCTCGCCGACCTGGCGGCCAAGCGCCGGCAGCGTTCCGTCGCGCACGTCCGGTCCGCGGTGGAGCTGACCGCGGAGCAGGTCGACCGCTTGACCGCGACGCTGACCACGATCTACTCGCGCCCGATCGCGCTGCACGTCGAGGTCGACCCGGCACTGGCCGGCGGACTGTCGATCAAGATCGGCGACGAGATCATCGACGGAAGCATCGCCGGCCGGTTGGCGGCACTGCGCCGCAATCTCGCCGGCTAG
- the atpA gene encoding F0F1 ATP synthase subunit alpha, whose protein sequence is MAELTISSDEIRSAIEKYVSSYSPEVSREEVGTVSETYDGIAIVEGLPGTMTNELLEFPGGVLGVALNLEVREIGAVILGDFDKIEEGQEVRRTGKVLSVPVGDGFLGRVVNPLGQPIDGLGDIVADDTRALELQAASVLQRQPVSEPMQTGIKAIDAMTPIGRGQRQLIIGDRKTGKTAVCIDTIINQKKAWESGDPKQQVRCVYVAIGQKGSTIAGVKTALEEAGALEYTTIVAAPASDSAGFKWLAPYTGSSIGQHWMYQGKHVLIIFDDLTKQAEAYRAISLLLRRPPGREAYPGDVFYLHSRLLERCAKLSDDLGGGSMTGLPIIETKANDVSAYIPTNVISITDGQCFLESDLFNAGVRPAVNVGISVSRVGGAAQIKAMKDVAGSLRLDLSQFRELEAFSAFASDLDAASRAQLDRGARLVELLKQGQYSPVPVEEQVVEIFAATKGHLDDVPVADIRRFVADFKDSLRRNHADLLSSIVETKKFPEDSQKRVAAAVADFKKQFTASDGTTIVNEAPEKAMDADKVAQESVKLHKPEPTKK, encoded by the coding sequence ATGGCGGAGCTGACGATCTCGTCGGACGAGATCCGCAGTGCGATCGAGAAGTACGTCTCGAGCTACTCCCCGGAGGTCAGCCGGGAAGAGGTCGGTACCGTCTCCGAGACCTACGACGGCATCGCCATCGTCGAGGGCCTTCCGGGCACGATGACCAACGAGCTGCTCGAGTTCCCCGGTGGCGTCCTCGGCGTCGCCCTGAACCTCGAGGTCCGCGAGATCGGTGCGGTCATCCTCGGTGACTTCGACAAGATCGAAGAGGGCCAGGAGGTCCGCCGCACGGGCAAGGTCCTCTCCGTGCCGGTCGGCGACGGCTTCCTCGGTCGCGTCGTCAACCCGCTGGGCCAGCCCATCGACGGTCTCGGCGACATCGTCGCGGACGACACCCGCGCCCTGGAGCTGCAGGCGGCGTCCGTGCTGCAGCGCCAGCCGGTGTCCGAGCCGATGCAGACCGGCATCAAGGCCATCGACGCGATGACCCCGATCGGCCGCGGTCAGCGCCAGCTGATCATCGGTGACCGCAAGACCGGCAAGACCGCGGTCTGCATCGACACGATCATCAACCAGAAGAAGGCCTGGGAGTCGGGCGACCCGAAGCAGCAGGTCCGCTGCGTCTACGTCGCCATCGGCCAGAAGGGCTCCACCATCGCGGGCGTCAAGACCGCGCTGGAGGAGGCGGGCGCACTCGAGTACACGACGATCGTCGCCGCCCCCGCTTCTGACTCGGCCGGCTTCAAGTGGCTGGCGCCGTACACCGGCTCCTCCATCGGCCAGCACTGGATGTACCAGGGCAAGCACGTCCTGATCATCTTCGACGACCTGACCAAGCAGGCCGAGGCGTACCGCGCCATCTCGCTGCTGCTGCGCCGCCCGCCGGGCCGCGAGGCCTACCCCGGCGACGTCTTCTACTTGCACTCGCGTCTCCTCGAGCGTTGCGCGAAGCTGTCCGACGACCTCGGTGGCGGTTCGATGACGGGTCTCCCGATCATCGAGACCAAGGCGAACGACGTGTCGGCGTACATCCCGACCAACGTCATCTCGATCACCGACGGTCAGTGCTTCCTCGAGTCCGACCTGTTCAACGCCGGTGTCCGCCCGGCCGTCAACGTGGGTATCTCCGTCTCCCGCGTCGGTGGTGCCGCGCAGATCAAGGCGATGAAGGACGTCGCGGGCTCGCTGCGCCTCGACCTGTCGCAGTTCCGCGAGCTGGAGGCCTTCTCCGCGTTCGCGTCCGACCTCGACGCCGCGTCGCGCGCCCAGCTGGACCGCGGTGCCCGTCTGGTCGAGCTGCTCAAGCAGGGCCAGTACTCCCCGGTCCCCGTCGAGGAGCAGGTCGTCGAGATCTTCGCCGCGACCAAGGGCCACCTCGACGACGTGCCCGTCGCCGACATCCGCCGCTTCGTCGCGGACTTCAAGGACTCGCTGCGCCGCAACCACGCGGACCTGCTGAGCAGCATCGTCGAGACCAAGAAGTTCCCCGAGGACTCGCAGAAGCGCGTTGCTGCCGCCGTGGCCGACTTCAAGAAGCAGTTCACCGCTTCCGACGGCACGACGATCGTCAACGAGGCGCCCGAGAAGGCGATGGACGCCGACAAGGTCGCGCAGGAATCGGTGAAGCTCCACAAGCCCGAGCCCACCAAGAAGTGA
- a CDS encoding F0F1 ATP synthase subunit gamma, whose translation MGAQIRELRQRIRTVNSTKKITKAYELIATSRLAKAQTRVAASRPYADEITNVLSALAEASANLDHPLLTERKNPKRAAVLVVTSDKGMCGGYNANVLKAAEQLIELLKSEGKEPVLYATGRKAIGYYNFRRREVTASWSGFSQTPHYVNAVEAGDALVEAFLEGTENGAQGVDEIHVVYTEFKSMLSQTPTARRIAPMDVEYTGETPKGPRAVYDFEPSAEALLGAMLPKYVKTRLFSALLEAAASESAARRTAMKAATDNATELVRNLSRAANSARQAQITQEISEIVGGASALTGGAGSDE comes from the coding sequence ATGGGCGCACAGATTCGGGAGCTCCGCCAGCGGATCCGAACGGTCAACTCGACCAAGAAGATCACGAAGGCCTACGAGCTCATCGCCACGTCTCGCCTCGCCAAGGCGCAGACCAGGGTCGCGGCCTCGCGCCCCTACGCGGACGAGATCACGAACGTGCTCTCCGCGTTGGCCGAGGCCTCGGCGAACCTCGACCACCCGCTGCTGACGGAACGCAAGAACCCGAAGCGCGCTGCAGTCCTCGTCGTCACCAGCGACAAGGGCATGTGCGGTGGCTACAACGCCAACGTGCTCAAGGCCGCTGAGCAGCTGATCGAGCTGCTCAAGTCCGAGGGCAAGGAGCCGGTGCTGTACGCGACCGGCCGCAAGGCGATCGGGTACTACAACTTCCGCCGCCGCGAGGTCACCGCCTCGTGGAGCGGGTTCTCCCAGACTCCGCACTACGTCAACGCCGTCGAGGCGGGCGACGCGCTGGTGGAGGCGTTCCTGGAGGGCACGGAGAACGGTGCGCAGGGCGTGGACGAGATCCACGTCGTGTACACCGAGTTCAAGTCCATGCTGAGCCAGACGCCCACCGCCAGGCGGATCGCGCCGATGGACGTCGAGTACACCGGCGAGACCCCCAAGGGGCCGCGTGCGGTGTACGACTTCGAGCCCAGCGCGGAAGCGCTGCTCGGTGCGATGCTGCCCAAGTACGTGAAGACCCGGCTGTTCTCCGCCTTGCTGGAAGCGGCGGCATCGGAGTCTGCGGCACGCCGCACGGCCATGAAGGCCGCGACGGACAACGCGACGGAGCTCGTCCGGAACCTCAGCCGGGCGGCGAACTCGGCCCGTCAGGCCCAGATCACCCAGGAGATCAGCGAGATCGTCGGTGGCGCCTCCGCGCTTACCGGTGGCGCAGGAAGTGATGAGTGA
- the atpD gene encoding F0F1 ATP synthase subunit beta, whose translation MSDMSATATTTRTGRVVRVIGAVVDVEFPRDAVPELFNACHAEITFEAVAKTLTLEVAQHLGDNLVRCISMQPTDGLVRGTTVTDTGAAISVPVGDVVKGHVFNALGDCLDQPGLGRDGEQWGIHRKAPAFDQLEGKTEILETGIKVIDLLTPYVKGGKIGLFGGAGVGKTVLIQEMITRIAREFSGTSVFAGVGERTREGTDLLLEMEEMGVLGDTALVFGQMDEPPGTRMRVALSALTMAEYFRDVQNQDVLLFIDNIFRFTQAGSEVSTLLGRMPSAVGYQPTLADEMGELQERITSTRGKSITSLQAIYVPADDYTDPAPATTFAHLDATTELSRPISQKGIYPAVDPLSSSSRILEPSIVGEEHYRVAQEVKRILQKYKELQDIIAILGMDELSEEDKVLVGRARRLERFLGQNFIVAEKFTGQPGSFVPIKDTIEAFDRVCKGEFDHYPEQAFFSCGGLDDVEANAKKLAGN comes from the coding sequence ATGAGTGACATGAGTGCTACTGCCACCACCACCCGCACCGGTCGTGTGGTTCGGGTGATCGGTGCGGTCGTCGACGTGGAGTTCCCGCGCGACGCCGTGCCTGAGCTGTTCAACGCTTGCCACGCCGAGATCACCTTCGAGGCGGTCGCCAAGACGCTGACCCTCGAGGTCGCGCAGCACCTCGGCGACAACCTGGTCCGTTGCATCTCGATGCAGCCGACCGACGGTCTCGTCCGCGGTACGACCGTGACCGACACCGGTGCCGCGATCTCGGTGCCGGTCGGCGACGTCGTCAAGGGCCACGTCTTCAACGCCCTCGGTGACTGCCTCGACCAGCCCGGCCTCGGCCGCGACGGCGAGCAGTGGGGCATCCACCGCAAGGCGCCCGCCTTCGACCAGCTCGAGGGCAAGACCGAGATCCTCGAGACCGGCATCAAGGTCATCGACCTGCTCACCCCGTACGTCAAGGGTGGCAAGATCGGCCTGTTCGGCGGCGCGGGTGTCGGCAAGACCGTGCTCATCCAGGAGATGATCACGCGTATCGCGCGTGAGTTCTCCGGTACGTCGGTGTTCGCCGGCGTCGGTGAGCGCACCCGTGAGGGCACCGACCTCCTCCTCGAGATGGAGGAGATGGGCGTTCTCGGCGACACCGCCCTGGTGTTCGGTCAGATGGACGAGCCGCCCGGCACGCGCATGCGCGTCGCGCTGTCCGCTCTCACGATGGCGGAGTACTTCCGCGACGTGCAGAACCAGGACGTGCTGCTCTTCATCGACAACATCTTCCGCTTCACCCAGGCCGGTTCCGAGGTGTCGACCCTGCTGGGCCGCATGCCTTCCGCCGTGGGTTACCAGCCGACGCTGGCCGACGAGATGGGTGAGCTCCAGGAGCGCATCACCTCGACGCGCGGTAAGTCGATCACCTCGCTGCAGGCCATCTACGTGCCCGCGGACGACTACACCGACCCCGCCCCGGCGACCACCTTCGCCCACCTGGACGCGACGACGGAGCTCTCCCGTCCGATCTCCCAGAAGGGCATCTACCCGGCCGTCGACCCGCTGTCGTCGTCGTCTCGAATCCTCGAGCCGTCGATCGTCGGCGAGGAGCACTACCGGGTTGCCCAGGAGGTGAAGCGAATCCTGCAGAAGTACAAGGAGCTGCAGGACATCATCGCCATCCTCGGTATGGACGAGCTCTCCGAGGAGGACAAGGTCCTCGTCGGTCGCGCGCGTCGTCTCGAGCGCTTCCTCGGCCAGAACTTCATCGTGGCCGAGAAGTTCACCGGTCAGCCCGGTTCGTTCGTGCCGATCAAGGACACGATCGAGGCGTTCGACCGCGTGTGCAAGGGCGAGTTCGACCACTACCCGGAGCAGGCGTTCTTCTCCTGCGGCGGGTTGGACGACGTCGAGGCGAACGCGAAGAAGCTGGCCGGCAACTGA